A genome region from Panicum virgatum strain AP13 chromosome 4K, P.virgatum_v5, whole genome shotgun sequence includes the following:
- the LOC120702052 gene encoding WRKY transcription factor 22-like, whose product MEGDLPWCFGSSSNNWDLHAVVRFACGGGGRVTPAPDSDESFLSWLPPQPQQQMDTAASWQPLPADPALEDLCLQALLAAAPKPETPQPASPRNETPPKPPTSYRNAGGPTRSRRKKKKSQVSKEVTRVPAGAPSPDPWAWRKYGQKPIKGSPYPRGYYRCSTDNDCKARKQVERCRDDPATLIVTYTGGDHSHPVPLHRNSLAGTTRNKAQPPASTSPGEEPPQPQPQVAPTASSADTKQRQGSPSAPAGMFPATPLHCPRTRAGVEREEEDEAEAVAASLLLQDAEMEGEDDVLQFLKPAAGPDDGTGCKDTMLFPEPNEADLGGGCWVDDVKLSPLSHGPSAVGGCCSDTGSEQLGAWAWA is encoded by the exons ATGGAGGGCGATCTGCCCTGGTGCTTtggaagcagcagcaacaactgGGACCTGCACGCCGTTGTGCGTTTCGCctgtggcggtggcggccgagTCACCCCGGCGCCGGACTCAGACGAATCCTTCTTGTCTTggctgccgccgcagccgcagcagcagatGGACACCGCCGCGTCGTGGCAGCCGCTTCCGGCTGACCCTGCCCTCGAAGACCTCTGCCTCcaggccctcctcgccgccgcgcccaagCCTGAGACGCCGCAGCCAGCATCGCCAAGAAACGAAACGCCGCCCAAACCACCCACTTCCTACCGCAACGCCGGCGGACCCACACGATCGAGGAGGAA gaagaagaagagtcagGTGAGCAAGGAGGTGACGCGGGTgcccgccggcgcgccgtcACCGGACCCCTGGGCGTGGCGCAAGTACGGGCAGAAGCCGATCAAGGGGTCGCCGTACCCGCGCGGCTACTACCGGTGCAGCACCGACAACGACTGCAAGGCGCGGAAGCAGGTGGAGCGCTGCCGCGACGATCCGGCCACCTTGATCGTCACCTACACCGGCGGCGACCACAGCCACCCCGTCCCTCTCCACCGCAACTCCCTCGCCGGCACCACGCGCAACAAGGCGCAGCCGCCAGCGTCCACCTCCCCCGGCGAGGAAcctccgcagccgcagccgcaggttGCGCCAACCGCGTCGTCGGCCGACACCAAACAGCGGCAGGGCTCGCCGTCCGCGCCTGCCGGGATGTTCCCCGCGACTCCGCTACATTGTCCGCGGACGCGGGCGGGTGTGGAGCGCGAGGAAGAGGACGAGGCAGAGGCCGTCGCCGCCAGTCTGCTGCTACAAGATGCGGAGATGGAGGGAGAAGATGACGTGCTGCAGTTCCTCAAGCCCGCTGCGGGTCCCGATGACGGCACTGGCTGCAAGGACACCATGCTATTCCCGGAGCCCAACGAAGCAGATCTGGGCGGAGGCTGCTGGGTGGACGACGTCAAGCTCTCACCTCTCAGTCACGGGCCTTCCGCCGTGGGAGGCTGCTGCAGCGATACCGGCAGCGAGCAGCTGGGCGCCTGGGCCTGGGCCTGA